The DNA region AGGCTTTGCCTGTATTAGGAAAGGGTGGAGGGAACAGCAgcttttttgcatttaataagacacaaacacacatcagaaATGGTATTTGTAGTATATTATAATAAAGATACATGAAGTATTTGGGGCTAAAAATACACATTGTGGGGGAACCTGAGACTTGTATTACGCTTTGCACAAAGTGTCAAGCATTATTTAAAGTATaatctaaattgtaaaaataagctACACATCTTCACTACAACACTGCAAAAATGTGCGTATTCTACTGCTCTTCAAGTGAAACTAATTCGCAGGACAGtgttcaaaaaacaaaactttggaACATAGCATGAGCTTGCATTCTGGCTTTCCTTagatatgaatgaaagtctatgggggaaaaaaagtGTACCATAATTGTAAAGTAGAAAGGCATCACTGGTAAAgacattggttaaaaaaaaaaaagaaggaaggaagggcagctcatttgcatttaaagagacacacaaaaAGTTTTACTTCCACACAGAAGTGGTATttgtagtatagtataatatagatACATGAGCAGTTTTGAGATAATACACATTGTGGGGGAACCTGGGACTTGTATTATGCTTTGCACAATGTTTCaagaattaaattacatttaaaatgtaaaacaatataaaatgtaaaacaatataattgaaAGCATaatctaaattgtaaaaatatgttACTTATCTTTTCTACAACActgaaaaagtgtttttttaaattattaaattataattaaatgaatttatttttaggggtttttcacccttattataatataaaacagtAGAGATTCAGAGGGGAATACATTAGGAGAAGAGAGAGGGAAATGATTGGCAAAGCACttcaagctgggatcgaactcAGGTCGCTGTGAGCACTTCTGTGTTATATGTCGGTGCACAGCACCACTAGGCTATTAGCGCTgactaaatgtgtgtgttttaattcagCTGAGGTCACACAATTTGAGGTCACATGAGTTCACAGGACAGAGTTCACCAAACAAACTTTGGAACATGGCGTGAGCTTGCGTTGTCTTCTGGTTTTCCATACATATGAATAAAAGTCCATGAAATGAACAAGCATAGTGTAATCCCGCCACTCCATTTAGATGGTCTGGGTAATTATACACACGTTTAAAGGAAAACACAAAACATtgtgtaaatttaaaataaactttgtgATTTTATTGGTTTTATACTTACTCATACACATCATACAATCCTaaatttcaaaaaaagaaaacaaaaaaaaggtaTCTGGTGGTGTCTCTGGGGGACTGGGCACGCTGGGAAATTAATCCATGAATGCTGGTTAATATACTGCCGAACGCGCCTGAGCTGAAACTCACATCACCCATCCGAATGTTCCGGTGAAGTACTGGGAGAAAGCTGAATGTCAAcgacacaaaaaataataaataaaatcaaggcaattcaTCTGCAGTAACTATCAAGGAAGAAGTCACTTCTCCATTTTCCTCAATAACAAGCAACGATGAAGGTTAATCATTGCTAGCGTAGACGGGATAACGCACGGGCATGTTCCGATGCCAACGTTCTGATAAGACACTCGAGGCAACAATATAGCTGGCGTTCAACCCGCTGGAGCTTCATAGTCAAGCGGCTGACTACATTCACAGATTTCTCCAGCATTCCCATATTATGACACTATCATTCCCCAGTCTGTGTGCCTACCCTCGAAAGCCAGAAGGGCAGGATTATCCTCAAGCAAACGCTTCAGACAGAAAGAGTGTGATCCAAAGCCTCATTAAAAGGCTGTCAGGATGCCGGCTCAGCCAAGCATGGCGTGTACACATGCCAGTTCACTGAGCCACTTACACCTGCCTTTCACAAAAGCCCTCTTGAGCAGGCAGCCCCACCGAGGATAATGCTGCAAATCACAGACGGTGCTAATTAAAGCTCAGGTTATTTCCTTAATAAAGCAGCAAGGTCATTACCAGGACTTCAAATCAGATACATCCACCAAATTGCTTTCAACAAGCCTACTACATCAAGCGGTTGAGTACGAATCATGGGGGATAAAGAAACAACAGATGCTTATGAGGGAAGGACAACATTGAGGATTAATACAAAATGGTTGTTTCAGCCCTTTTACTAAAAacaagttaataataatagtaattaaaataCGCACAAtcagcacaaacacacaggaTTCCCTTGAAGGATGACAGAGAACACCTTTCTTCTTACATATGGGTAGTAAATCAACCGCATACGCACAAAACAGACAtttcatgtgtgttttttttcttctgaatctCTCTCGTTCTTATTTAAACATTCTGATTAGAATGGCAGCCATGTATTATGTACATCAGATAACAAAAATTCCATTTGCTAGAATACCAGAGTCGCCCATGCAATGGGACGCTGTTTTGTCTTACATTCTTTTTGCTTAACGCAAATGTGGCTGTAGCAAACTTTGCAGTTGGCCGAATAACGGTGCGAGCATGCGACGTTTATCTGTCAGGGGAAGCGTCTGTGTGCATCTTCCACTAGAACATAAGCATAGCGGAAGAAATTGTAAATATACATGTCTTGGAACGGAAAGGCATCGCCTAATAAACAAATTACTAGCCGGTTCCATTAGCATCATTCATTGGTCTGCTGGTGGTTAACGAATACCTCGCACTCGCAGTCGAGAGCAAAGAACGAAATCGTTTATCGCTGGCGTGCATTATCAACAACGAGCCTCCTAGCACTGAGGATCTGCACGTTTTGTTGTGTTTGTGCGAACTGAAAAGCATTTTTGTGCTTTGATTTTAAAACTCCAATCCTCTCCATTCCATGAGGAGTTATAATTCATTAAAACGCATGTGTAAAGACAGAAAGATTAAGGGGTTTCCTTTTTTTTGAAGGTTTTTTTGGGGGACACATGCTTCCAATCCTCCAGTACCAACCAACCAAatgataatacaaaataaatagaatGCAATCACACAATTCAAGCTACGTACAATATATTAATATAGATCTTCTGATGCCATACACTCATTAAAACAGAAAAGGAAAGGAAATAAACCTCAGTCACTCGCTTATGTCAAGGCTCTTGCTACACCCCACCCTCCCCCCTTCCAAAAAACCTTATCTGATAACTATTCATGCACCCAACATTAGCATGATAAGTCAATATATAAAAGAGAATTTTCTTTTAAATGCACAGGCTGGGATTTGACATGTCGGGATAATTCAtcagaataaagaaaaaagaataacACAGAGAAATAATTTTACATGGGTAAATGAGGGAGTAGTCATTAAAATCTATATTCTtcagcaaggttttttttttttgcaatatcagaAAATTCCCCTCGACGTTCCCCTCCCACCCGCTTCAACTGGACTCCTGAACCCTCATCGCAGGGCtcctataaaaaaataatgttaatatccTAACAAAAAAATCAATGCCAGGGTATAAACTAAAGAGCCCACCCTCCCCCCGGTGCACAGGGATGCCCATCTGACAACCAATCCCTCTTCTCCCtgaatctcaaaaaaaaaaaaaaacacacacacacaatatctcTCAGCATATCACACATTCACACCTGAACATCGTCCTTCTGGGAGAGACAGGGAGATGATAGTTTTAGGGAGTGGTCACGAAGGGGCTGTACCCAACGACCCCACCCACCTTATCCTACAATGAAGAAATGAATCCATTTTTAGAATGGTGTTATTCAGCGCCATGGTTCCAAAACTTGCAGGTCAAACAATTTGTTTTGCTCGTTAAGCCATCAGTCCTCATAACTTCTGAATCTTCTCGGCGACCACGATGGGGTTTTCCTTGCGGATGCGGGCGGCGGCAGCTCCTCGGTAGTCGTAGGGACAGTCATGTTTGTCAGAATAACGGTGGATAGCGCAAAACAGGTTACCGCAGCGGCAGTCAAAGCCTGGTTACACACAAAAAGTGCATTCAGTCTTTTCAAATGGTCAGTTATGCGAGCTTAATCTTTGATTTGAAACTGGTGGATACCAAAAGACCATGTGCAATATTTATTGAAAACATTAAAGACCAAAAATAAATGATCATCTTGGGGAAAAAATTACAtgcgttaaaaaaataaatcaaaaaagtttaagcttggtaagATTTTTACTATTTTCAAAATATGTACAACCCAGAGCATtttttgatcgaaaagagaaataATGTGAAATGTTACGCTGTAAAACCCAACTGTcaacttcatcaaatgaaatgagtgcagttaactcaaaatgtactgaaagttaattctactcatttgaaaagagtcagactcagtgttgaaggtaataagttaattaaatacctctttacttcaactttaatggagtaatttcacagtacttatatagattagttttttaactgagttttcttcatttatcgggttttactgtgctcaaattgcttcatttactcaaatggattaagttcacagtactcattaggattagtttttgaacttaaatagtttgagttaccttaaatttttgggttttacagtgtataaattctattttttatatattagggctgtcgatcaataaaataaatttgcaatCATGGTCTCTGATTAACCAAGAATAATGCAAATGTAAAATATAGAAGTAATTATGCagcttaaaaataaagaaatccaTGACTAGTTTAAGGAAACAGATCCCTTAGTTTTATTATCTTaattgttgttataaatgtattactttttaacTTGTTTTGAAAGTGCTTATGTCAGTTTCATCAATTACACCGAGGTATTTTTGATCACTTACTGATCTCCAGGGGCTGGTTGCACCAGCAGTGCGCAAGTTAAAACGTAGCCTTAAgctggtcgcacaccagaagcgccgatCTGCAACGCGCAGCAtcgcgccatgcattttagaattctaaacataggtttctatcacggtacacacaccggcgccgcaagtcggcggctgtcggcagCGCCCACACACGACTCAGGATTTTATATTTCTGCTGCGCCAAAGAGGCGCATCCGGTGTGTGATGCCCTTAAGTGTACGTAGTGACTTAAAGTTACAACTTACCCACTAATATTTTGCGCACTAATAGATATTTTATCAGTGATGCATCACTGAACTTAGTTTAAACGTAACAATACTTTCCAACCAAATATTTACAGCAGCCTCCCCCATGTATAACGATAGAAAAGAGATGATGCCAGGATTAGTTTATGTTGAGCAGCTCTTAATTGTAATGAAGAATGATCTTCTACTCACAAGCCTTATTTTCCTCCCAAATCTCGAagagtttaattttcttttaaagagTGTTTTGTGTTAATTGTATAAATCAATTAAAACGGGATTTTTTTCATGACGAAGTTCATCTCCCTGCTCTTTTTTCTGTCATGTGTAggacattaaaatgttttgataACTTCAAGTGTATTTCGCGTGCATTCTTGATGCTGGTATGTGCATCGTCTGTTATTAGTGACTGACTGTAATTTAATGTGcaataaaaatgtgatttataattttattttcataggACAGTTATAAATAGACGCATTAGTCccagaattttaaagcagtttaacaatttaaatgctttttattggatATTACGTCATTCAATGCGACCTACAAACTACAATTTGCCTTAAGACCATGTGGTGCAACCGTAGTTACAAACTATCTAATAGTTACTAAGCCCCTAGTGTGGACTTTATGTTCCAGTTTAAAGAACTAGCGATcagctggtgcaaccctacccAGTGGTCTTCAGCATGTGCAATGAAAGTTCCTTCTGCAAACGGactcacttttttattttgtttttctagcTTTTTTATGTTCAAATATTCTTGTAACAATAGTTCCCAATGATAGTACGGTTAGGGCTGTCAGAGCAAGTACATTTCTCTTGTGCTATATCTAGATGGTTCATTACCGTGGTATAATATGTATAAAGCTTGCACAAAGCAGTGGTGTTGAGTTACGTAtcacatgttttaaatgacagcgagacatgtTGCAATCATTTAGCCTTTATTGTTAAATCCTGAACAACAATTGAACAGAAATTAAATAACATATCTGATTAGcctactaaatatttttatatatacatatatatatttttgttaccaataagtaaataaattatatagtaATAAGCATACTCTACAAATAAAAAACGCACATATCCCAACGTACAGTAAAATAATGCATATTCATTAAATCTATTACACTGGCAGCTTAGTCGTTAAGCTgagaatgttttgttttaataaaatactaaatacaatTTAGAACTAAAATAAGATTTGtttcaatatatatttaaaaaatgcaattaattgtattttggttttggttttacTTTAATTGGAATTGACTTGGTCTACACAACATATAGGACACTTAAAATAGATAGGCTAAACTGTGCTTTTACTACAGCTCTACTATAGTCTTATTGGCTTCTCGACATTCATACCCGTTACTTTAAGTAAGGCTGTTTTGAAAGATTTCGCAAATGCTTTAGTTGTTTTTTGAGTTGACTTCACGCTTGTATGGCAGCTGCGCTTCAATAACTGGATGACCACGAAAATAAACCTTTGATTCGATGTACGGCTGCTTGTCACAGGGACCAATCAGCAGGAATTTAGCTTAATGGCTAAAATTCAAAGCTGAAATATTGCCAAACGTCAAATCTTATCAAACAATCATTTGTGTTAAATAATAACGTCTTTACCTTTTCAGATTAATAGAATATGCGGTAAcattgacagccctaatatatatcttttttaaaaCATACTACTATGCACTATATTGTAATTCAATACAAAAATACTTCAGTAAACTAAACTGTGCTtgagaaacatttcttattattatcagtatttaaAACAGTTAATGTTTTTGTGGAAACTGTGATCTATTATTCAGAATCCTTTCATGAATATGAAGATGAAATAGCAGCATTGCTAATAATACCTtgttttgaataaatgaatatatccCTGTAAATGaaagtatttattttcaaaaaaaattgtaGAGCCCTTCATACAGTGCAATGATGTACAAAATATACGTTTTTACATTGTCTTAATGGTTAAAAATATGGTTAAATATGCATGTACATAAGGAATAGGAATAAGACTGCAGAGAATATTTGTTGACTCTCtcaacaaaacattaaaattaacttCTTTTGCAGTAAATCTAGATTTTTTTACGTCTTGAAGTCTGTTCATAGATAAGATAAAAGCCCAGCCCTTATTGAAGAACACAAAGCTCTTCCCTTGGCTCTTACCCGTGAGGCCAACTTTTTTCCTACAAGTGAAGCATCGATTCTTCTTTTTGTTCTTGTCAGGAGTCTGATCTCCGTCTGAGGAAGCTTGTGCAGCTTCCCCTACTGGCCCTGTGATAAAAAACACAGTCAGTCTCTAATGGATCATTTCTAAAACACAAGAAACATCCCCGCTACATGTTGCTCTGGCACTCAAATCAATAATGTAACAAATCATCAGTATTTATAACTCCTTATAAAGACAACTGATAGAAGGACTTTAGCACAAGgcttgcttttatttattatcctcATTAGTTTAGTTTAATGTTTCATAATGATGCATATAttaacaaaaaagtaaacaaaacaacagcacTAGAGGATGGAAAAAacatcaatataatttttttttatattttaacaatctgccaatactttttttgctttcttgAGTACACCAGGAACACATCATGCAAAATTAAATGCTTCAAACAATGTAGTAaaatataatagttaataataaccTCATTATTCCCTTATAATAAACAAagattttacatgtattttttgcAATTGTCAACTTTTTCAAGCTATTTCAGAATGAAAATAGTTTCATATCATGCAATGCTTTAACGTGCAAGATTTGTAATATAAAGTGAGGTTCAAAGTCTAAGTTTAAGCATAAAATAGCCCCTACGGTATCACATTATAATATGTCCTGCTTATTTTTGTCTAAAAATTACTACTATACAATTTTTGGTATGAttttaggcatgggccagtataagtttctgacagtataataaccttgaataaaaacatCATGGATTCACAGTTTTGTgataactgctctaaaataagttctttttaaatgtccgaGTTGTCTAATGTCCAACAACCcttttaacaaaatatatatttaattttactaaacatttgtaatattttggaacagtaaagatgtcaggctaaattcaattaaatcattgacttctgctctctttcattagtttcaaaagaaCTCTTTACAAAACTTTTCATATATCATAGGAATGGCATAACAGAAAATTTTAGCggtttaaaaaccttgacttttccaaaccgttaGGGTTAGGCATCCCTGGGTTACACTATTTGTCAGTAAGacattttaattttgtataataCATTAAGTGTGATAACTTATATTTTTAGATATATTAATGTACCTATATCTTCAGATACTTCTATATAAAAATACAGATGAGAATAAGTACATTTCCCAAATATTTTGACTAATTTCTAAGatatctgaaacattaaagcagacactTTTCTTGAATTTAATATGCCTTCTATGTATATAAAACCACTTTTGTGATATTAAATTAATTCGGACACCAAACAGACCCCTACACAATAACaaccacaacaaaataaaatacagcattttatataaatgtatataatatccAACAATAATTATGGATTACATTCAAAACAATAAAGAGCAAGAAATATTGTGTTCAGTATGCATGCATTAGACAGACCTGTGCTTTTAGACGaaccctcctcctcttcctcctccacttCTGCTCTGTCTGAGTCAGTGGTTGCCGTGTCCTGGGAGATGCTCATGGCAGTCATCTGCTGAGTTACTGGGCTCGGTGAACTACTTCATGAACACAAGGACCTACTTGTTAGAATACCTTACTATAAAATTACACACATCTGGTGATCATTAAGAGATTATGACTGGCCTACAGACTGTTTTCGCTTATAGTCTGTACCAATTTGACCAAGAATGGCTTGGTTTATTCATTCTCACCTAGACGTGCGTTCTTCAGTCGGGGTACCAGCTTCTGTAGTGGGTAGAGGGGTGGATTCCACTGTTACTGGAGAAGCACCTGGTGAACCTACAGGAGATGTGGCTGCTGGAAAGACACAGGGAATTAATTCCTCTTAACTTCAAAGCACATTTGTGTCATAAAACCGATGCACAGATCTTGATATTTTTTTACAAGCACATTTttttcaataacaaaaaaaaattaaatataaggtAAAAACATAATATGGTGACTAGCTTTAATTATGCATAAAAAAACAGTAGACAGActgaataaaaatgataaattactTTGCTAGTTGCTGCTATGAACACAGCAGATGtacttatattatttatatatatatatatatatatatatatatatatatatatatatatatatatatatatatatatatatatatatatatatatatatatatatatatatatatataaataaaattattttatagggGGTTTTTATCTTTAATTGAGATAGGACAGTGGAGGACACgaacaggaaagtattgggagcagaaaGAGAGGAAGGGTCGACAAAGAATCGAACTCTGGTTGCCGTAAGTGTCGGCGCACTTATCCACTAGGCTGTTAGTTATCCACTAAGCCCACTAGACCACTACCCCTTATGCTAGGTTCACAACAAATGCAGAACACGGTGTCATTCTCAATCTAATTTACTCACGGGATGTTTTTTCACCCAAATCAATGATATTTAGGTCAACCACCAAAGACTTCGAGGACAACACATACGCTTAATACAtttcattgaacatgtacacatacacaACACAACATTTTCCTCACAACTTCAATTACTTTTCGCACATTCTGCATCATTTGTGCCGCCTGGTGGAAATTCTTCAATATTCGTGATGTGAGTTTGCATTGACTTGGTATGTAATCTACTCTCCGAATTATTTCATTCCACTTCTGATATGAACCCTGCATTACAGATTCTTCAATAAAACCTCCCATTCCCAATTCAGTATTTTGGATTTCTTTCCAGTATTACTAAAATCAGGAAAAGTGAGCTTCTACttttgagttgttgttttttttcaaagtCAAACATGATTCACAAATTGCGAAAACAGAAGATAACAAAATAACGAAACTAAATTTCGTTAttcacatttttgggtaaaccatccctttaaattaAGCTCTTGTTTACTAAATTGAAAAAAGAGGGTTACTCTACTTCTTGACAGTGGTTTGCAAAAATGAAATTTGACATGTGTGTTTTAAACttttacaacattaaaaaaattctgactttttaaaacaaaaaaataaaaacaattgccTAATTTTGagtacagggtttctgcaggtttcatcaggCCAAATTTAGGACTTAAAAACCtgttttaagaccattataagtgaaatttcagacttaaacagggctaaatgctaaagattttttttctaaataaatgtgtcaaaacaagcatttTGTCAAcatagatttgttttttaaaaaagaagaaatatatataaaaataaataaatgtacacaggaaaattaaaaaccatttaaaattatttaagacctccAAGACATTCTGTCagtgaatttatacattttaagactttaagaccccgcggacaccctggaGCTATAATGAAAAATGGACAACACAAAATTCATATGTATTTGTctactgttttaaaaaaactaaatcatagAAGTATGAAATGAAAGAACTTTAACAAATGTAACACATTGACATTTATGCAGAATATATTGTGTTTTTTCTGTATGCCCAGGCCAGTATGTCTGTTGGTACATCTGTGCTGCATCTGTGGCCTCTGTTAATGTTCTATTAACACACTTTGTACTATAAAATCACTGCTGTGTGGTTTGTATGCAAGCCCAGAACAGAGAttacacaaattaaaacaaaaaaaaattgggacAGTTGCCAATCtcacacttttcacaaaaactgAACTTCTGATTTCTGCATCTCTAGTTCTTAATGCAAATGGTGCATTCGACAAGTAGGACACTGGGAGATTTACCTTTTTCACCTGGGGGACTGTTTCGTCCCCCACCTTGTTGTCTCTGCAGATGTTCCTTATAACAGACAGAGCACATTCCATTGGTGCGAGGGTTACCATAGAAACCGCATCCCATAGTGCAAAGCATTGGCACCTGCGTCTGATTTGTCTCCTGAGCCATGCTGTTTGAGAAAGGGGGGGTAAGGGGGACGGGAGAAGACGATCCTGTAGATGGAGTACAACAATTAGTATttcattagcattatttaatcGCTAAGTAGTAAATAATAGCATCATTTACCACTAACCTGTTATAttaaaagaaacagtattttagtcacttttatttatttatttatttatttattgaaattgtGTCACCATGATGCAAGtcccccttttttttttagaataaaatgAAACACTAAAATAAACTTTACACAGATATTTGACTTACAAGTTTATACAGTTGGCTAGGGCTGGGCAACACGGCAAAAATgtaatctcgataattattttccaataATGATACACATTTCGAAATaaattgttaatgcttccagatttaaaagagtatcccaacaatgactgaaaccacaaaaattagagggttcaTTAAATAGCATTACATTTTTGGTCGATAGATTTTCAGGGCTGAGTTCAGTAAATCTCCaatattaacacacttttagatttccattgttgcacatttctgctgtgtgattggctcttggaACATTATACAGTAAAAAATCCAGAGTTTATCATTGTTTTTGCCATAAACCTTGTtgtgattcgatataatatcatttatcggcCCTGCCCTACAGTTGGCCAATCAAACTTTAAAAGAGCTTAGGAATGCACCAAATTTGTTGGCTAAGTGTGATATTTAATTAGCACTTTCCCATTTAAActcttttaatatacattttttaaattacaaaagggTTAACGCAATATTTACACTTCATAATGGGGTATGACAACtcaatatagaataaaataataaacgcaattttttttacctaaaataaagattacaattttctcacgattctgtagatgtaaaataaaggttaatatgagtgggctattattattgttattctcaaacatgtggtaaaacagcaataggctttgtgtaggtccactgttggttaaaatgctaaatttataTAGACTTGgaactttagatttgtcctggtcattaacgctgatgataattctgatgttaaattattgtgtttgagacatactGTATGCTTACAATCGGtcattaacaacattattataccatttttttttctactggtaacatcaaacatttgtcattatcagattccctcttgcattatattcaacattatataggctagagtagttatactgacactgttaaacatttattttcatacacaacactttgtgtttgctatgaatgaaaaaaaagatcaaatgcttgtcgtaatcattacactaaaatgcgatatgatcatttaaatgatgaagcTCAAAGTTCAAGCCGCAACATATTTTAACTATCATGTTAATGTCCTCGTTATAGCAGGGCTCcaaattgcaaccattttggtcgcataagCGCCCAAAAATTAATCTATGAGACCTCATAATATATtagggagcattagtgcgacctgttttgattttttctaGAAACGTGCTGAattgctcttccctgccgctatattggttcatattagctgtcaatcactcaaggtattccgctgtcagatgacagggaaggagcttttatgaccacaggaaatgcaaacggctgaagagtgaaaacttaaagcatgCATGTTTGCAAACCCCATCTAAAGtcgaggcgcagatgagagcgatcatgacacgtggtgaatatttatctgccagctgagatcaatcaagTATGCGCTTTTCGGAGAAAgtgcccgaatctcgatgcgttgcattcactgcgtgttcagcgcaaatgtccgctaaaagtcaaatctaatactgtatatCATTGCCAAAGatgctcgcctttactaagtttacactgaaactgtgtctcataacaaagagcggtattgcgccggtggtcatcgcaagaatcctgctctgcatgctcataaattgggtcggctgactcacCTGCttcccacaaacacagaaaaatgaaaatcagctcagactgaacagttaaattgacacaaactgaaaccaaaacttttaaagagtgatagaagtgagactttacttactttcttttgtctattctttcttgaggtgtata from Danio rerio strain Tuebingen ecotype United States chromosome 8, GRCz12tu, whole genome shotgun sequence includes:
- the zgc:77486 gene encoding uncharacterized protein LOC405808 (The RefSeq protein has 1 substitution compared to this genomic sequence); the protein is MAQETNQTQVPMLCTMGCGFYGNPRTNGMCSVCYKEHLQRQQGGGRNSPPGEKAATSPVGSPGASPVTVESTPLPTTEAGTPTEERTSSSSPSPVTQQMTAMSISQDTATTDSDRAEVEEEEEEGSSKSTGPVGEAAQASSDGDQTPDKNKKKNRCFTCRKKVGLTGKSQGKSFVFFNKGWAFILSMNRLQDVKKSRFAAKEVNFNVLLRESTNILCSLIPIPYVHAYLTIFLTIKTM
- the zgc:77486 gene encoding uncharacterized protein isoform X3, whose product is MAQETNQTQVPMLCTMGCGFYGNPRTNGMCSVCYKEHLQRQQGGGRNSPPGEKATSPVGSPGASPVTVESTPLPTTEAGTPTEERTSSSSPSPVTQQMTAMSISQDTATTDSDRAEVEEEEEEGSSKSTGPVGEAAQASSDGDQTPDKNKKKNRCFTCRKKVGLTGFDCRCGNLFCAIHRYSDKHDCPYDYRGAAAARIRKENPIVVAEKIQKL
- the zgc:77486 gene encoding uncharacterized protein isoform X4, coding for MAQETNQTQVPMLCTMGCGFYGNPRTNGMCSVCYKEHLQRQQGGGRNSPPGEKATSPVGSPGASPVTVESTPLPTTEAGTPTEERTSSSPSPVTQQMTAMSISQDTATTDSDRAEVEEEEEEGSSKSTGPVGEAAQASSDGDQTPDKNKKKNRCFTCRKKVGLTGFDCRCGNLFCAIHRYSDKHDCPYDYRGAAAARIRKENPIVVAEKIQKL
- the zgc:77486 gene encoding uncharacterized protein isoform X2 — protein: MAQETNQTQVPMLCTMGCGFYGNPRTNGMCSVCYKEHLQRQQGGGRNSPPGEKAATSPVGSPGASPVTVESTPLPTTEAGTPTEERTSSSPSPVTQQMTAMSISQDTATTDSDRAEVEEEEEEGSSKSTGPVGEAAQASSDGDQTPDKNKKKNRCFTCRKKVGLTGFDCRCGNLFCAIHRYSDKHDCPYDYRGAAAARIRKENPIVVAEKIQKL
- the zgc:77486 gene encoding uncharacterized protein isoform X1 codes for the protein MAQETNQTQVPMLCTMGCGFYGNPRTNGMCSVCYKEHLQRQQGGGRNSPPGEKAATSPVGSPGASPVTVESTPLPTTEAGTPTEERTSSSSPSPVTQQMTAMSISQDTATTDSDRAEVEEEEEEGSSKSTGPVGEAAQASSDGDQTPDKNKKKNRCFTCRKKVGLTGFDCRCGNLFCAIHRYSDKHDCPYDYRGAAAARIRKENPIVVAEKIQKL